A segment of the Myripristis murdjan chromosome 20, fMyrMur1.1, whole genome shotgun sequence genome:
AATTCTAAACCATCAGTAAagctttgattttctttttaaataaaattttttaACCCTAAATACATGTGAAatatatcaaaaacaaaataatgaaaactagcTAAATAATGTgtcagatgaaatatttaattttaagtgCTCATAAAATAGCTTTTAAATGGTTAATTTCCTGAAACACCGTGACATGTaattgttttaataatttacatttgtgtaatctcacatacacacaacaacatGTAGAATACATCAcattattgctttttttctcagacCTGCAAAATTTGAGCAGTTCATGGCTGGGATATTATTCTCATTGGGGAGTGGTTGGCTATTGCCCATCACATGATTCTGATCACTTGAATCCAGACTTTGATTGGTGATGTCTGTTAACTGGGCGTTGACTCTGGGAGTGTACATCTGTACTTCATAGGTTTGACCATCAACCCGGAACATAGGAATAGTGCTCGCCATGCAAATCTGTCCACTTTGGGTGTGATTGCTGTTGCCGGTGATCGTCCAAACTGATGTGCAAGTCTCAGATGGGCAGATCTGAAAGGTATCTGGCAGAAACGTGTGATTATCATAGATCTGCTTCTCCTGGTCATCAATCCTGATATTAGCCTGGTATTTGCTGACAGTTTGATCTTCGGGCTTCCTTTTCTCGTCCTCGCTAAGCTTGCTTGAGCCCCAAGTGGAAGTGTCAAAGAAGGTCAGAAAGACAGGGATGAAGGTTATACCGTGGATCAGCCCAAACAGGATGACCAGGAACATGATCTTGAAAAAGGTCCTGAAGATGTAGTTTTTGGAGGCAGACAGCACCACCACCCCGAGTATAGTTGACACCGCTCCTTGAACTATAGGATAGCCCAAATGGAAGAGAGCTTCCACAGCCTTTTCGTTTGCACTCGGCCTCTGGTTGGAAACGAAGGCATAGGAAATGTGCGCTGAGAAATCCACGGAGAATCCGATACAAACCACTAGGATGATCATGGATATGGTGTCGAGATTGACATCCCAGAGCGCCATGAACCCAGTGACACCCACTATGACTGAGGCTATGGAGAAAGTCACCCACAGTGAGCAGAGGGGGTTGGGAATCAGGAGAAGAGAGATGAACAACATAACAGCCGTGGTGACTGAGATGTTCTGGATGGTGTTACTCACTATCACAGCATACTGATCGTGGTAAATGAACGCAGGATGATAAACCATCAGGGGTACAGGACATCTTTTCGCAGTATCTCGTAGTTTGTTCAACATATTCATCTCATCGATAGCCGTGGAGAtgttgacggtctggatgaagAATCGGGACGCGTGGATTGAGTTATTGGTGAAATTCACGTCTTGCTTGAAGTCAGAGTAGAATCTCAGGAACGTGTCTAGATTTGTcttgaaaacattttcaacactCAGGTTGAGGTTGGTGTGGTATCCATAGTATTTGTACGACTTCAGCCAGGATGTAAATATATCCTTCTCGATAAAGGACAGATTTTTGAAGTCCTCAACACAGGATTCAAGATCAGACACGTGCTTCTCATCCCAGTATGAAAATTCACCTCTTATGACAACCATAATATTTGGGCCATATTCAGAGAAATAAGCTTTTTCATCGTCATAATACCTCACCACATATGAATCGTCTGCTGCCAGATTACGGAGGTCTATCCCCTCCTTGATTTGGAAGCATCCATAAATACTAATGATCAGATAGACCGCATACAATATGATGACACACACTTTAGTCCAGGGCTTAGTAAGGGCGGGGCCATAATACTTCTTAAAAAAGTGATTCATGGGCTGCACTTCCTCGGTTCCTGAGTGGCGGTCATAAGTCCCGCCCACACAGCACAGGTCGTACCATTTGGAGCGACCAACGGGACAATCGTGGGGAACCTCCTTGCAGGTCAGCCAGTGCTTGTTGGAGTTTTCCCTCATCCCGTTCAGGACCAGGAAGGCCCCAAAGAAGGTTATGCTGTAGAAGTAACAGAACAGGATGGCGGTGCTGGAGTAGAGGCAGAAGGACTGCACTGAGCGGAACGGCGTCATCAGCCCGATGTAGAAAGCCAACACGTCCGTCAGAGTTGTGATGGTGATGGAGATGGCTGCCTCTTTGTAGGTGTCTGCCAAGCGGTCCTCCACCCTGTCATGGACGTTGGTCTGCTGCCAGCATGATATCAGTATGAACATGTCATCAACACCAATACCTGAGAAGAGACAATGACCCCAGTAAACCACGAGAAAGGTGCACTGCAAATTTTCAAGTATTATTAGgtggcattttattttgtttgttcactcaTGCAGCTAATATGGGTCTTGGATGGCTGTTCAAAACAATCGAAAGTGTTAAATTACCTCTGGTGGGTGTGGACATTCtcagattttaacactgacaatTTTGCTGTGTGCTGCTATAATAGTTTAGGCAGTTAAAGTAAATGTTTCTGCATAGAGTGACACCAAATTATTGTGCAATACTGGTGAAAAGGaataatttaaaacacaaaaaaggtgtCTTACCCATGATCAAGAATGGCGAGTTCGCTACTGTCATGACAAAAGGCACTCCGATGTAGAGCATCATCCCAAAGGACGACAACACAGCCAGGCCAGCAGAAAGCACACCAAAGGTAGCCACCCACACTTTATTCCTCACACAATCAAAcctgaaaattaacaaaaattaATGTGGCAAAAAAGGCTGAAGGATGCTTCTCCTCTGAGGCcctttatttaaattaaaaatgccaTAGCCAGATAAAAAGGAGCTTTTAAATACTTTCATAGACAAGAGATTTATGGGATTGGTTTTGACACAGAATTCCCCCATTTCTCAGCgaggaaacacctctcagttcTCCTCTGAATAATTCAATCTGCCATCTTAAACCTTTCTTGGCCATCACACTAAAGATagattgtgtttgtgaattCAAAGTTAAAATCAGTTTAACAAAATCCCGTGTCAACACCGAAAGAGCCAAGTGTTCTCGAAATATACATACCTTAAGCATGACAGAATGGAGAATCCAATGGCAATAACATATGTGATGGAAAACAAGGGGATGACATCCTTTGTGTTGGCCTCAAACTCCACCTGCCTGGACAGCGATGTGGAGTGGGTTACCTGTGAGAGGAAGCATGCGAAATCAGAGCATTGTCTATACAGTGTGCATTTACACTTACTGCACAACATACTAGGGCCATCTTACTCTTACTGAGATGTTACTCTTTAGTATCACCTCTTCCGTTGTGCAGATTTAAGGAAGGAAATCAgtatgaaataaaacatgttcAGGTGTTGTACTTCAAACAGAATGGCTATAAACTCgtaaaaactgcagaaaaataaTAGATGCACTGCTAGATTGCACATTCTGCTGTCATAGCTGATTCGATATCAGTCATCGGCAGCGGCAGGCAGCCAGGAGCCCCATCCTAACTGAACCATGGACAATGGCTCTTGACTTATGTAAGAGCTGGCTCCTCTGAATGGGGCCTGCTGAGGGACTGGAGACCCCGTAGTTGTATTAGGCACAGCAGCAGCTAGAGCCTTTTATTTTAGAGATTAGACATGCTTCATGGCCCAAGGATTTCTGTCATCACTTTAGTCAGTcacagtatctctctctctctctctctctctctctctctctctctctctccctttcatcatcatcctcatcaggTGATCAGGCATGGTGGAATATTTGTAACCCAGGACATTTTCTAGCAACATTATCCACTCAGAAGTTACAGCCACcaccaacaaaaaaataataataataataaaaaatctaaGCCATTTACGATCAAAACATTTAGGCTTTCAGAGATGTTTAATTTGATTACCAAGCAGAGAAATAAACAAGTACAACAAAACTTTTCAGcttaaaattttaattacacAGGGAAGGCTTAGAGGTTAGGCCTGTTTTGTCAAGACTGCAgattgtaaatgcatttttatacCTTTTGTGCAATGATGTCAATGATTGTGTCTTACCTGTATAGATTTGAGGGAAATATTAGCCGGGAAAACTCTGAGGAATTCTTGAAGCCATAAGTCTGTAATGGAGCGGTTACCTTCctttagaaaataaaacagtctTATTGCTTTGGCACTTTTGATGACCGTCGAGCTCACATTAACTCCACCGACAGAGTATCCGagaaaaacatgggaaaacCCAAAACGGAAAAATGGAAACGTGAGTTCAGTCTGTTCGATCTTGCTGCCGTAATGATTCACAATATCTATAATCTTATTTGGGATGCATTTGTTATACTTCCTGGCGCAGAGTCCTTCAAAAGTAAGCCGCTCATGGCCTGCAGTAATGTTGATCTGCCGGACCTTCTTGTCCAAACTCAGTATCTCCTGCAGAGCTGCGTCGGTGAAGATGTTGGGGGATCTGGAGACAGCGATGAAGGATGCGTACACACCATCAGTGTAAAGCCTCTGGTTGGAGAAAACTGAATTATTCAGTGGGAAGTTTTCCTGCACAAACTTCCTCTCCAGTTTGGCTGGTCCGTTTGTTGGTGTAAATTGTTCCTCAATGTCATTGGATTCTCGCTCCTCTAGGAAATAAAATCCGGATCCAAGCACTGTCGAGAGGAAAAGAGGCGCAATAAAAAAACACCAGGGATGCTTTCCCACGAAGCGGCCGAACTTCTGATACCCAATGGAGAACGGCTTCTCAACGCAGTCTGTGCGGCAGCGGCACCCAGCCATATTCACCGGCattttggagaggaaaaaaaaaacagaggcttTTCAGTTGGTTACCTTGTTTCACATAAAGGCCAATGATTCCTTCCACCTGTGACAGCTTGAGATGTCACTGATAGATATTGGGCCCAATCAAAAGATGGTTTTCCgatgaaattttcatttttggcagAGGCTTGGGCACAAACTGCATGCGGGTATTAACATTTTCTGACGCACTTACTTGCCTTTCAAGTCGTCAAACCAGCCTAGAGCGACCACTCTTGGGAACTATAAAAAGTGGACTTGTAATGGAAATGAGCctcatgatgatgtcaccattaCAACTATAGGCCTGCTTATTATATAGGCTATGATAAATATCCACATACCATCACCccttagagaaaaaaaatctagagtTTTCCTATAATATATTTTCTCCATATTTCTATAACACTCACTAGTAAATTAATGATCTTACTTTGTAGTAGCCTATCTATTTCACAAAAATTATAATGCTTACTAACATCAAGGGCTGATATTTTGGCAAACTGGTGTcattttatatgatttttttttctcttggagcatcactataatattcttaATATTTAGTATCCCTCTAAATTTAACAACGCAACATAGTATTGTTACTTTCTTATAAATAATCCCTTTTCCTTCATCTCCAGCATTTACACTTTGATTGGCGTGGCGTAATATAGCAGCACTTTATTTGAAATCAGAGGTTGGTGGTACTCACGGTTTGAGCGCATCTTCAAGGTTTGTGCTGTCTCCGGCTGGACACCAGTTGTATGAAGATACAGGACAGCATCATCAGCGGGGCCAGTCATCAGAAAGACGCCGCATTCATGTCAACAAAGCATGCCATGCAGTTATGACAGTAAACCGGAGCTGAAGGACTAATTATGCTCTTCATGCAACGTGACTTGGCATTTGGCAGTGTATTCATTCCACTTGGTGCCTGTGCACAAAGCCAATGGAGGCAGCACGGAAAAATATTCTGGAATAAATAATGTACACAGGGGCCTTTCACTGTGTTTCTACAAGCCCACCTCACAGACAAAAAGCCTTTCACCAATGCTGAAAAGGCTTAAACACTAATTGCtttgatgaaataaaataaaagtacactCGAGGAAAGGCACAGCTTCATTTCTAAACAAtaagcagcagtagcagtagcctAGTACTAATAGacgtagtagtaatagtagtagtagtggtggtagacTAATAATTCAACCGTTACTACCACTTCTCATAAGACTAGAATTATAAAGGCTATGAAACGAATTTCAATTTGGTCTTATTATTGCTAATGTTGTTTATAGacataaatatgtaatttctGTCATATTCTGTATGTTGCTTGTTTTCTATAATCCTTTACAATTTTCGCCTCAAATAAGCccactgggttttttttttgcctctcccTGCACTGTATATCACTTATTATCTTTGTCATTGTttatatgcatgttttttttttttttttttttttacctgtgcaaaaaaataaacctaaacCTAAATCTAGTTCTTGTTAGGTAGAGTGCACAGTGCTTACGCCTGTGTTGTGTAAGGTCTTAGTGTTGTGACTCTCATTGCACTTCAGTGTATACTGTAATAGGCCTGTGCTCATACTAATAAcacaacatgtttgtttgttgttcatcATAGTTCAGTGATTCTGACACTTTGTCTACATTGGTAACATGCAATTCAGAAGTAATGAGCCTTTTACTTAGAAGTTGTTGCAGTctgaaaattactttttttttttttttttttttttttgtattggcaCTA
Coding sequences within it:
- the ptchd3a gene encoding patched domain-containing protein 3 isoform X1; the protein is MPVNMAGCRCRTDCVEKPFSIGYQKFGRFVGKHPWCFFIAPLFLSTVLGSGFYFLEERESNDIEEQFTPTNGPAKLERKFVQENFPLNNSVFSNQRLYTDGVYASFIAVSRSPNIFTDAALQEILSLDKKVRQINITAGHERLTFEGLCARKYNKCIPNKIIDIVNHYGSKIEQTELTFPFFRFGFSHVFLGYSVGGVNVSSTVIKSAKAIRLFYFLKEGNRSITDLWLQEFLRVFPANISLKSIQVTHSTSLSRQVEFEANTKDVIPLFSITYVIAIGFSILSCLRFDCVRNKVWVATFGVLSAGLAVLSSFGMMLYIGVPFVMTVANSPFLIMGIGVDDMFILISCWQQTNVHDRVEDRLADTYKEAAISITITTLTDVLAFYIGLMTPFRSVQSFCLYSSTAILFCYFYSITFFGAFLVLNGMRENSNKHWLTCKEVPHDCPVGRSKWYDLCCVGGTYDRHSGTEEVQPMNHFFKKYYGPALTKPWTKVCVIILYAVYLIISIYGCFQIKEGIDLRNLAADDSYVVRYYDDEKAYFSEYGPNIMVVIRGEFSYWDEKHVSDLESCVEDFKNLSFIEKDIFTSWLKSYKYYGYHTNLNLSVENVFKTNLDTFLRFYSDFKQDVNFTNNSIHASRFFIQTVNISTAIDEMNMLNKLRDTAKRCPVPLMVYHPAFIYHDQYAVIVSNTIQNISVTTAVMLFISLLLIPNPLCSLWVTFSIASVIVGVTGFMALWDVNLDTISMIILVVCIGFSVDFSAHISYAFVSNQRPSANEKAVEALFHLGYPIVQGAVSTILGVVVLSASKNYIFRTFFKIMFLVILFGLIHGITFIPVFLTFFDTSTWGSSKLSEDEKRKPEDQTVSKYQANIRIDDQEKQIYDNHTFLPDTFQICPSETCTSVWTITGNSNHTQSGQICMASTIPMFRVDGQTYEVQMYTPRVNAQLTDITNQSLDSSDQNHVMGNSQPLPNENNIPAMNCSNFAGLRKKAIM
- the ptchd3a gene encoding patched domain-containing protein 3 isoform X2; translation: MRSNHCVEKPFSIGYQKFGRFVGKHPWCFFIAPLFLSTVLGSGFYFLEERESNDIEEQFTPTNGPAKLERKFVQENFPLNNSVFSNQRLYTDGVYASFIAVSRSPNIFTDAALQEILSLDKKVRQINITAGHERLTFEGLCARKYNKCIPNKIIDIVNHYGSKIEQTELTFPFFRFGFSHVFLGYSVGGVNVSSTVIKSAKAIRLFYFLKEGNRSITDLWLQEFLRVFPANISLKSIQVTHSTSLSRQVEFEANTKDVIPLFSITYVIAIGFSILSCLRFDCVRNKVWVATFGVLSAGLAVLSSFGMMLYIGVPFVMTVANSPFLIMGIGVDDMFILISCWQQTNVHDRVEDRLADTYKEAAISITITTLTDVLAFYIGLMTPFRSVQSFCLYSSTAILFCYFYSITFFGAFLVLNGMRENSNKHWLTCKEVPHDCPVGRSKWYDLCCVGGTYDRHSGTEEVQPMNHFFKKYYGPALTKPWTKVCVIILYAVYLIISIYGCFQIKEGIDLRNLAADDSYVVRYYDDEKAYFSEYGPNIMVVIRGEFSYWDEKHVSDLESCVEDFKNLSFIEKDIFTSWLKSYKYYGYHTNLNLSVENVFKTNLDTFLRFYSDFKQDVNFTNNSIHASRFFIQTVNISTAIDEMNMLNKLRDTAKRCPVPLMVYHPAFIYHDQYAVIVSNTIQNISVTTAVMLFISLLLIPNPLCSLWVTFSIASVIVGVTGFMALWDVNLDTISMIILVVCIGFSVDFSAHISYAFVSNQRPSANEKAVEALFHLGYPIVQGAVSTILGVVVLSASKNYIFRTFFKIMFLVILFGLIHGITFIPVFLTFFDTSTWGSSKLSEDEKRKPEDQTVSKYQANIRIDDQEKQIYDNHTFLPDTFQICPSETCTSVWTITGNSNHTQSGQICMASTIPMFRVDGQTYEVQMYTPRVNAQLTDITNQSLDSSDQNHVMGNSQPLPNENNIPAMNCSNFAGLRKKAIM